The following coding sequences lie in one Panicum virgatum strain AP13 chromosome 6N, P.virgatum_v5, whole genome shotgun sequence genomic window:
- the LOC120677658 gene encoding stellacyanin-like, with amino-acid sequence MVMTRALVPVAVMAALLAVAAVMMEAAAAATYTVGAPDGLWDMQTDYAQWVKTKTFHPGDKITFTYSPELHDVVEVTEAGYAACSSANNISAFRTGNDVVALAAVGTRYFLCGLTGHCDNGMKIRVDVVSSAPGPAAAGPASAAAPPLARRWVPASAGIAAATLLLPRAVVARRLW; translated from the exons ATGGTGATGACGAGGGCTCTTGTTCCTGtggcggtgatggcggcgcTTCTGGCGGTGGCCGCCGTGATGatggaggcggccgcggcggcgacgtacACGGTTGGCGCGCCGGACGGGCTGTGGGACATGCAGACCGACTACGCCCAGTGGGTCAAGACCAAGACCTTCCACCCCGGCGACAAGATCA CGTTCACGTACTCGCCGGAGCTGCACGACGTGGTGGAGGTGACGGAGGCGGGGTACGCCGCCTGCTCCAGCGCCAACAACATCTCCGCCTTCCGCACCGGCAACGACGTCGTGGCGCTCGCCGCCGTTGGCACGCGCTACTTCCTCTGCGGCCTCACGGGCCACTGCGACAACGGCATGAAGATCCGCGTCGACGTCGTCTCCTCCGCGCCTggtcccgccgccgcggggccggcgtccgccgccgcaccgcccttGGCCCGCCGGTGGGTGCCGGCTTCCGCCGGGATCGCTGCCGCCACGTTGCTGCTGCCGCGCGCTGTCGTCGCGCGGCGGCTTTGGTAG